The sequence TTCTTTATTAATCACATCAGGATTAGGAtctgaattatttataacaaaataacgttGATTCCAAGCAGAATTATTTCGCATATCTtgagatattaaattatcaacaaaattTAGCTCATTTTCCATTAACTCactaaaataaacacaaattaaatattagacaAATATCTTATTgcgtatttaactattattgtattacctGAATGTAGTGAGGACCCATTGTCTGTATTGCCAAGCATGGTAATTTTTAGAATCCATATCTAAAATATCAGCTGTAAATTCTAGTTCACCTGATGGATCATTTAACATTTCTACAATAGTCTTACGATATtgcctaaaaattaaattaattaaaatcagatTATTAgatggtaatttaatattttatgagacAGTATGTACAATATGTTACTCCATCAACGTTTAGAAGGTACCTCGGCGGCTGACTTGTGCGTGGCTTTACTACATGATAGACGTACAGATAGTTGACTATGTAGAGGTGACAGATATGATTTGCCCGACAAAAGCTGGTTTACCGCCAAGATTCTTTGCTAACGTGAATGGAGTAaacataaatacacaatacataccACACTTGGTAATTTTTAGTGAACTCGCGGATCACATTTGATATGTAATCTAATTCATTGTGTAAGTCTACTTTCAAGTGTTTTACAATTTCTAATCTGAAagaaaaagttattaatatttttgactgaGTGCACATATCAGCAAACTATTTACCGATATATCCATACAGTATAATTAGCTGGGTTTAAAGTTATAGCATCTGTAACCAAACTCAGAGCCCTAAGAGACTTCTCTCCCGATTTAAGAACAGCTCTGAAATAGTCATATACATCTGAAACTATAAAAACAGATACATAGGGCCtatgaaatattacaaataattgttaCTAGTCTAATGAAATGTATTTCTTATTTGTTACATTTGGTGGAGTATGCTATCTGAACCACTCGAGCTGGACCATCATCTTGAGCGATTGGTTGTACGTCCTTCCATTCTGGTCGGTCTCGGTACAGCACGTAATTGAAAACATCTGCCGTATCGTATAAATCGGGACTATCAGATTTGTGTTCCTGGTTTTGATCGACCATTTTGAACACAGCACCTGTAACTTTATATAAAATGGATTGTCCAACGGTCCTCTTAAgtataccaaaaataatatttttgaaaacattataatGATTGATAAGCGATTCCATTTTTTCACGACCCACGGCAATAgataaaaaacacaattatgtacagtatatataaagtatttttttgccGTTGTCAAACAGTTAAATGATAAAGTTTTCCATATCGAAATGGCCGGGTTAAAACCAcggatatataaaaatatttataatatatacactataatctGTGGTTAAAACTTACAATATTCACCTGACTTTTCTGCGTTATATAGTAAAACCGATACTAACGATTCACGGTTATAACCGTAGTAATAATGCAAAAGTACGCATAAATACGTGATAAATGTCCTAAACTCCTATAAATGCCTTATACCACAGAACAATACTATTTTCTTTTATAgcctacaatatattttaatataacagttTTGTTATCATTGTTATCAAAATTACTTATCTGTCATAGATAActcttaagtatttttttttgttattattattattattattattatttccagtgtgtaataatgtgatttataagtaggtaataggtaGATATAGAAGTATTACTTAACATGGTTCTGaactgttattttttcaaatttacaatCTTATAATAATCCTTGTTTAACTACGATGAACTCTTTTCCGCCTAGAACTGCTACGCTTTTGTACGAATTGGACAGTAAgtgtaaaatgaatattttgtcAGTATAATATTCTTAGATCATGtatgatttaagataatattgtatgaacatttattgtttattgtttttttttgtattatagaaaAGCTTATGGTTCTTTTACGTGATGGCAGAACACTTATTGGATACTTACGGAGCGTTGACCAATATGCCAATTTGTTGCTTCAACAAACAGTTGAGCGCATACATGTGGGCAAGAAATTTGGTGATATACCCAGAGGTGTATTTTTGGTGAGAGGAGAAAATGTTGTATTACTTGGAGAAATAgtaagattatatttaaaatattggaatTAAACTTtaacattgataataaattatta is a genomic window of Rhopalosiphum padi isolate XX-2018 chromosome 4, ASM2088224v1, whole genome shotgun sequence containing:
- the LOC132929098 gene encoding protein farnesyltransferase/geranylgeranyltransferase type-1 subunit alpha isoform X1, yielding MESLINHYNVFKNIIFGILKRTVGQSILYKVTGAVFKMVDQNQEHKSDSPDLYDTADVFNYVLYRDRPEWKDVQPIAQDDGPARVVQIAYSTKFSDVYDYFRAVLKSGEKSLRALSLVTDAITLNPANYTVWIYRLEIVKHLKVDLHNELDYISNVIREFTKNYQVWQYRKTIVEMLNDPSGELEFTADILDMDSKNYHAWQYRQWVLTTFSELMENELNFVDNLISQDMRNNSAWNQRYFVINNSDPNPDVINKELEYTFGKIRILSKNESAWNYLRGLLLYSENGVLEDKVRDFCSNLYNKGNRSVHLMSCLIDLTDADESTDPENVEKIKFALKLCFDLASDYDPIRRYYWAYISKDIEIKFNFKEHDTKIIIE
- the LOC132929098 gene encoding protein farnesyltransferase/geranylgeranyltransferase type-1 subunit alpha isoform X2 yields the protein MVDQNQEHKSDSPDLYDTADVFNYVLYRDRPEWKDVQPIAQDDGPARVVQIAYSTKFSDVYDYFRAVLKSGEKSLRALSLVTDAITLNPANYTVWIYRLEIVKHLKVDLHNELDYISNVIREFTKNYQVWQYRKTIVEMLNDPSGELEFTADILDMDSKNYHAWQYRQWVLTTFSELMENELNFVDNLISQDMRNNSAWNQRYFVINNSDPNPDVINKELEYTFGKIRILSKNESAWNYLRGLLLYSENGVLEDKVRDFCSNLYNKGNRSVHLMSCLIDLTDADESTDPENVEKIKFALKLCFDLASDYDPIRRYYWAYISKDIEIKFNFKEHDTKIIIE
- the LOC132929099 gene encoding U6 snRNA-associated Sm-like protein LSm1; the encoded protein is MNSFPPRTATLLYELDKKLMVLLRDGRTLIGYLRSVDQYANLLLQQTVERIHVGKKFGDIPRGVFLVRGENVVLLGEIDALKEADQMFERVSIGDILALQKQEQDAKIEKAKSIERSLKRRGMRFPPDLVQDDFL